From Cucumis melo cultivar AY chromosome 1, USDA_Cmelo_AY_1.0, whole genome shotgun sequence, a single genomic window includes:
- the LOC103500094 gene encoding phospholipase A1 PLIP1, chloroplastic, with protein sequence MACTSVAIGNSPVATMAKEIIFKEYNGLRRSHSSKDVRERACIKRSYSDNQICYSANKIYATSTQPKPKIKNNNSTGMGIFPLKFSGSFLPNAVRSFLFDMEETSKNLTSEEEVTKRANWIERLLEIRSRWRLKQQKGGLENDLYADHDESAESLCGGEDGGCEVDYYDSEDEEGLTFDTESFARYLIRIPVSDTKVFSQLAFLSNMAYVIPNIKAEDLEIYHGLKFVTSSLRKKAEAAAINIKEKLDQHSTCISDEAFNVGESCSVEASEVERTQEIPTTVAYEIAATAASYVHSRAKNTSSHPLESQEKGDGSTRAYNPEVAAYVAASTMTAVVAAEEVQKQEAAKDLQSLHSSPCEWFVCDDTHTLTRCFIIQGSDSLASWQANLFFEPTKFEGTDVLVHRGIYEAAKGIYKQFMPEIIDHLKKYGDHARFQFTGHSLGGSLSLLVHLMLLKNGIVKPTMLQPVVTFGSPFVFCGGHKILNELGLDEDNIHCIIMHRDIVPRAFSCNYPNHVAAVLKRLSGSFRSHSCLNKSKLLYSPLGKLFILQPDEMSSPPHPMLPQGSALYTLDSTQNGYSKGLLRAFLNCPHPLETLSDPTAYGSEGTILRDHDSSFYLKALNGVLKQHTKMGVGKVRNQRKLLWPLLASPSPDRWSHDGNLDNNNSLLSNEIMTGV encoded by the exons ATGGCTTGTACTTCGGTGGCTATTGGCAATTCTCCAGTCGCTACAATGGCAAAAGAGATCATCTTCAAAGAATATAACGGGCTTCGTCGTTCGCATTCGAGCAAGGACGTTAGAGAACGAGCTTGCATCAAAAGATCTTATTCTGATAACCAGATTTGTTACTCTGCAAATAAAATTTATGCTACTTCAACACAGCCAAAGCCAAAAATCAAAAATAACAACTCTACGGGAATGGGGATTTTTCCTTTGAAATTCTCAGGGTCTTTTCTTCCTAATGCAGTCAGATCATTTTTGTTTGACATGGAGGAGACCTCAAAGAATCTCACTAGTGAAGAGGAGGTGACAAAGAGAGCAAACTGGATCGAGAGATTGTTGGAGATTCGAAGTCGTTGGCGGTTAAAGCAGCAAAAAGGAGGACTTGAGAATGATCTTTATGCAGATCATGATGAATCCGCTGAGAGTTTATGTGGTGGAGAAGATGGTGGCTGTGAAGTGGATTATTATGACTCTGAAGATGAAGAAGGGCTTACTTTTGATACTGAATCATTTGCAAGATATTTGATTAGGATTCCAGTGTCTGATACCAAGGTGTTTTCTCAGTTGGCTTTCCTGTCAAACATGGCATACGTTATACCAAATATCAAG GCAGAGGATCTGGAAATATACCATGGCCTGAAATTTGTTACGTCCTCCTTGCGCAAGAAAGCAGAAGCAGCAGCCATAAATATCAAAGAAAAACTTGATCAGCACTCAACTTGTATTTCTGATGAAGCCTTCAATGTTGGTGAATCTTGTTCAGTGGAAGCCTCGGAGGTGGAGAGGACACAAGAAATCCCCACAACTGTTGCTTATGAGATTGCGGCAACAGCTGCATCTTATGTTCACTCGAGAGCCAAGAATACTTCATCCCACCCTTTGGAATCACAAGAAAAGGGAGACGGTTCGACTCGAGCGTATAACCCTGAGGTAGCTGCCTATGTTGCAGCTTCAACAATGACTGCTGTGGTTGCTGCTGAGGAGGTGCAGAAACAGGAGGCTGCAAAAGACCTCCAATCTCTTCACTCTTCTCCTTGTGAATGGTTTGTTTGTGACGATACCCACACCTTGACCCGATGCTTCATTATTCAG GGATCAGATTCCTTGGCATCTTGGCAAGCAAATCTTTTTTTCGAGCCCACCAAATTTGAG GGGACAGATGTGCTTGTTCATAGAGGAATATATGAAGCTGCAAAGGGAATATACAAACAATTCATGCCAGAAATTATAGACCATTTGAAAAAATATGGAGACCATGCAAGGTTTCAGTTTACTGGCCATTCTCTTGGAGGCAGTCTTTCCCTTTTGGTGCATTTGATGCTACTGAAGAATGGGATTGTCAAACCTACTATGCTTCAACCAGTGGTCACTTTTGGCTCTCCATTTGTGTTCTGTGGTGGACACAAGATTCTAAATGAATTGGGTTTGGATGAAGACAACATTCATTGCATCATAATGCATCGAGATATCGTTCCAAGGGCCTTCTCCTGCAACTACCCTAACCATGTCGCTGCTGTACTCAAGCGGTTGAGTGGATCATTTCGCTCGCATTCTTGCCTCAACAAAAGT AAATTACTATACTCTCCATTGGGTAAGCTATTCATTTTGCAACCTGATGAGATGTCATCTCCCCCTCATCCTATGCTCCCTCAAGGAAGTGCTCTCTATACTTTAGACAGCACCCAAAACGGGTACTCCAAAGGTCTTCTTAGGGCTTTTCTAAATTGCCCTCATCCACTTGAGACACTAAGTGACCCTACAGCCTATGGGTCAGAGGGCACCATTTTAAGAGACCATGACTCAAGTTTCTATCTAAAGGCTTTGAATGGGGTTCTTAAACAACACACAAAGATGGGTGTTGGAAAAGTCAGAAATCAGAGGAAATTGTTATGGCCATTACTTGCTTCACCATCTCCAGACCGATGGAGCCATGATGGAAATTTGGACAATAATAATAGTTTGCTGTCCAATGAGATAATGACAGGTGTCTGA